One genomic window of Quercus robur chromosome 6, dhQueRobu3.1, whole genome shotgun sequence includes the following:
- the LOC126688815 gene encoding pentatricopeptide repeat-containing protein At5g66520-like, which produces MTSLHLLQATPHSLSSPPRSYPSPLNGLETCSTMAELKQYHSQLIRLGLSADNDAMGRVIKFCAVSKNGDLGYALQVFDTIPHPDAFIYNTIMRGYLQYQLPRNCIHLYSQMLQDSVEPNRFTFPSVIRACCNDNAIEEGKQVHAHVVKFGFEADGFSQNSLIYMYVNFQSLVKARRVFDKMHVRDVVSWTSLITGYSKWGFLDEAFEVFELMPERNSVSWNAMIAGYVQSNQFHEAFTLFDRMQTEKVVLDKFVAASMLSACTGLGALDQGKWIHGYIKRSGIELDSKLATTIIDMYCKCGSLEKAFEVFNGLLHKGISSWNCMIGGLAMHGMGEAAIQLFKEMEKEKVAPDNITFVNVLSACAHSGLVEEGRYYFSYMVEVHGIEPTTEHFGCMVDLLGRAGMLEEASELISKMPMSPDVGVLGALLGACKIHKNFELGEQIGKRVIELEPKNSGRYVLLANLYANAGRWEDVAGVRKLMNDRGVKKVAGFSMIELEGVVNEFIAGGKGHPQAQDIYTKVDEMLQRIRCVGYVPDTDGALLHDLVEEEKENPLYYHSEKLAIGFGLLKTKPGETLRISKNLRVCKDCHLATKLISKVYDREIIVRDRNRFHHFKNGQCSCKDYW; this is translated from the coding sequence ATGACTTCACTCCATCTCCTTCAAGCAACCCCACACTCCTTAAGCTCTCCGCCTAGGTCGTACCCATCACCACTGAATGGCCTTGAAACATGCTCAACCATGGCTGAGCTCAAGCAATATCACTCCCAACTCATTCGACTCGGCCTTTCAGCCGATAACGATGCCATGGGCCGTGTCATTAAGTTCTGTGCTGTATCCAAAAACGGTGATTTGGGTTATGCCCTCCAAGTGTTTGATACAATTCCTCACCCAGATGCTTTCATCTACAATACCATAATGAGAGGATACTTGCAGTACCAACTCCCCAGAAATTGCATTCACTTGTACTCACAAATGTTGCAAGACTCTGTTGAACCCAATAGATTTACGTTCCCTTCTGTAATTAGAGCCTGTTGCAACGATAATGCTATTGAAGAAGGGAAACAAGTCCATGCTCATGTTgtgaaatttgggtttgaaGCAGATGGGTTTTCTCAAAACAGTTTgatttatatgtatgtgaatTTTCAGTCTTTGGTGAAAGCAAGAAGGGTTTTTGATAAGATGCACGTGCGGGATGTTGTGTCCTGGACTAGTTTGATTACAGGGTATTCAAAATGGGGATTTTTAGATGAAGCTTTTGAAGTTTTTGAGCTGATGCCTGAGAGGAATTCTGTCTCTTGGAATGCCATGATTGCCGGTTATGTCCAGAGCAATCAGTTTCATGAGGCATTCACTTTATTTGATAGGATGCAAACTGAAAAAGTAGTGTTGGATAAATTTGTTGCGGCTAGTATGCTTTCGGCTTGTACAGGATTAGGAGCTCTAGATCAAGGGAAGTGGATACATGGGTATATTAAAAGGAGTGGAATTGAATTGGACTCAAAGCTTGCAACAACTATAATTGATATGTACTGCAAATGTGGTAGCTTGGAGAAGGCTTTTGAAGTTTTCAATGGGTTGCTTCATAAAGGGATTTCATCATGGAATTGTATGATTGGGGGGTTAGCAATGCATGGTATGGGAGAGGCTGCTATTCAGCTATTTAAGGAGATGGAGAAGGAGAAGGTAGCTCCTGATAACATCACTTTTGTGAATGTCCTCAGTGCATGTGCTCATTCAGGGTTAGTTGAAGAGGGCAGGTATTACTTTAGTTATATGGTTGAAGTTCATGGTATTGAGCCCACAACAGAGCATTTTGGATGCATGGTTGATCTGCTTGGAAGAGCTGGAATGCTAGAGGAAGCAAGTGAGCTCATTAGCAAGATGCCCATGAGCCCTGATGTAGGTGTATTGGGTGCTCTCCTTGGAGCCTGCAAAATCCACAAGAACTTTGAGTTGGGAGAACAAATAGGAAAGAGGGTAATTGAACTAGAGCCTAAGAATAGCGGGCGCTATGTGTTGTTAGCTAATTTATATGCCAATGCTGGTAGATGGGAAGATGTTGCTGGTGTAAGAAAATTGATGAATGACAGAGGAGTGAAAAAGGTTGCTGGTTTTTCCATGATTGAATTGGAGGGAGTGGTCAATGAGTTTATTGCAGGGGGAAAGGGACACCCTCAAGCCCAAGACATTTACACCAAAGTTGATGAGATGTTACAACGTATAAGATGTGTTGGCTATGTGCCTGACACTGATGGAGCATTATTGCATGACCTTGTTGAGGAGGAAAAGGAAAACCCCTTGTACTACCACAGTGAGAAACTAGCAATTGGGTTTGGCCTGTTGAAGACTAAACCTGGAGAAACTCTTCGTATCTCAAAGAATTTGCGTGTTTGTAAAGATTGTCACCTTGCAACGAAGCTCATCTCAAAGGTTTATGATCGTGAAATAATAGTCAGAGATAGAAATCGCTTTCACCATTTTAAAAATGGACAATGTTCTTGTAAAGATTATTGGTAA